The region acctctggATGAGCTTTTTTACACGCACTGCATAGTTTTATCTTTGAGTGCAATTGTCATCgtgtaaaaatgtattttgatcaaaaataatttttaaaataaagtggaAGGTTTCTAGATTTATATCACTGTTTTATGAATACAGTTTGCAATTTCACACTTCGAACTGCAACTGGCATTGTCACATTCAGACGATggaaacgttaaaaatcaaacaagaacCCGGGCTCAAAACGAAAACCGCACCAGCCTCGACAGCAGCAAATGCCACTCAATCTGCCAGCCCCACGGCAGCGATAAAAACGGAACGGCTATCGTCGTTTCGTGTTCCTCGGGACCTCACACTGGGTGGCATCACCAATGGTAGAACTCCGAAGCTAGCTCCCAATAAGAAGGTCTATACACCAAACCTGAACGCAGTCCGCAATAAAGATACGTAAGTAATTTGTAATTGGAGAGTATCGTAGACATCATTCATTCTTAACCGGAGTTATGTGATGAAACTCATAAGATTGATTGGACCACATaacgttaattttaaaattgatctgTTAATTGTATGCTTGATTTTAACAAATGTCACGCAGAAATGTTAAAACAGCTTCCACCGGTTCCAAACAGCGGGTACGTCCGGAACGCAACAAAGACGCGAAAAGCCAGGGTAGGAAAGGAAACCTCATACAGACTGCCGGTATTTTTTCCGAAGGTTTGGCCCAACGAACGTTGCAGCGGTCCAAATATGATAAGTTTTCTACCGGTTCGTCGAAGGATCCGGGCGAAGCAATGCGGCGACCGGTGCTACGATCCGAAATCAAAGTGGACCCGGAGGAAGAACGCAAACGGATGCGGGACCTGTTTGGCCATGATCTGGATGATGACGAGACGATGAGCGAGGAGACGAAAAAATACGAACAGGGAATGGATATGCCCGTTAAGTTGGATAACGGTAGGTTTTACCTTTTCAGACTATCAACACGTCCTTACGTTTAATCAAAACTTAAGCAAGCTCCTAGCTGAACTACGTTATCGCTCCAATTGTATTTGCGCAATATTAAAATACAAACTTGTTGGCTTGAACAAATGCAAAAGACCCATTCCAGGCGACCATCCACCATTCTTCctgttattattttcattatttacaaaaaaaaaatcactgtttcaaaagtaattttttatagGTACATCACTTTTGATGGTAACTTTAATTCTGTTGTTTATTGCggaaatgtgaaattttcaggacaaaaaaatcaaagtggCGCGTTGTTACGTCACGACTTCAATTAGTCACACATCaataaaatacaatcaaaatgtGGCgctttgaattatgaatctatATTGATATATCTTAAAtgattaactaaaattttgtttaaaacaaaaaaaagcaatttaatAAATATACCTACCTACAgactattaatttttaaataatttgcttttctttcatttttagttGATTACAAATTCAAAACATCGGCTCTCAAGACGGAAATTAAGGACGAACTGACTCCTAAACCGGAAGCTGCCGATTTGCTGGAGGCAATCAAAGCGGACGCAACACAGAACAACTTTTTCCTGCTGCAACTACCGGATGCCTTGCCAGCTAAAACGGATACCGCAGAATCAACATCGTCTAATCGAAAAGCAGTCGACCCTCAATCAGCGGACCCCACTACTGCTGTTAATAGCAATGGGGACCAGCAGTCGGAACCGGCACGCTGTACCGTCCGTGAATTGGAGGAAGGCTACATCGGTAAGGTGCTACGGTATCGTTCCGGGAAGGTGAAGTTTTTGCTCGGAACTACCATGTTCGATCTAACCATGGGCATGGATAGCGGATTTTTGCAGGAGCTGGTTTCCATTAGCACGAATCCGGAAGAGCGAAGCGGTAACATTATCAATCTGGCCTCCATCAAAGCCAAATTGAACGCCTCGCCAGATTGGGAATATTTGTTCCAGAAAACGGgttaaaatataaacaatttttgaatcttaCGAACGGTATTTTATACCCCAACTTAAACGAAAGTCATATTcgataagaaaattaaaaggtGGATACACTTTTTCTAATGCCCCGTTACGGTATTCCCTTTcggaataaataataaaaacgctttcaacaACGGATCTACGGTCTTGTTCTATACTTTTCCAACGGAAATAGGCAAATTAAGATTCCACCTTTACGTTCTCGGTCTTTGCGTTCCGCTGAATGTTGCCACCCAAATCTAacgaaaaattataacttacagGCTGAACCAGGGCGAGTTCAATAGCTTGATCGATGTTGTCTCTGGTGATAAAACTCTTAGCTTGCTCCTTTTCGCTACGAACCCGAGCCTCGATCCGTTCCAGCCGGTCCTGGTCACGTTGCTCTTTGGCTGCCAAACGCTCCAGAATGTAGTTGTTCCGTTGTTGCCGCTCCTCTTCGAGACGTTTGTCCCGTATTGCGGCTATTTTATGGTTCCAATCTTCGTTTATCCGTTGAACTTCGTTCCATTCTGCCGCCTCTTCTTCCGGAGTCTGAATTACCATACCGGCTCGGGACACCAGCTTAAATGCTTCCACCTCATCCCGCAGGAAACGACGGACGGCTTTCATCTGAGTGTGATAGTTGTTGTGTAGCCGCTTCAGTTCGTTGACCTCATCTTCCAGCTGCTGACGGCGCTCTGGCACCCGGAACAGTTTGCTTTTTGCCGTTCCGAGCCAACGGGGCTTCCTTCGGAACCGAACAGTGGTGTATTGCAGCAAAACTCGCGGTAAATAGGGTCCCTTGATCAAACATTTGTTGGCCAACATGCCAGCCAAAGAGCACACGCTGGACATCTCGCGtttaattgtttcaaaaatctgttcgtttgtttgataaattagaaattttgaaatatttagtaAAATTACAGCTTACCTAAGCACCAAAATAATTCACTCGTTTTTTCGGCATCCGCGCATGCATAATGCATGAAGCAAAGTGCACGAATATTATAAATGACTTACTGCATGCTTAAAtatcaaacaaaatcaattaatattcaaaataaacctttattattcatcaattttcataaattttaacattttatcgGGCTCTGT is a window of Uranotaenia lowii strain MFRU-FL unplaced genomic scaffold, ASM2978415v1 HiC_scaffold_1015, whole genome shotgun sequence DNA encoding:
- the LOC129759091 gene encoding DNA-directed RNA polymerase III subunit RPC4-like, giving the protein METLKIKQEPGLKTKTAPASTAANATQSASPTAAIKTERLSSFRVPRDLTLGGITNGRTPKLAPNKKVYTPNLNAVRNKDTNVKTASTGSKQRVRPERNKDAKSQGRKGNLIQTAGIFSEGLAQRTLQRSKYDKFSTGSSKDPGEAMRRPVLRSEIKVDPEEERKRMRDLFGHDLDDDETMSEETKKYEQGMDMPVKLDNVDYKFKTSALKTEIKDELTPKPEAADLLEAIKADATQNNFFLLQLPDALPAKTDTAESTSSNRKAVDPQSADPTTAVNSNGDQQSEPARCTVRELEEGYIGKVLRYRSGKVKFLLGTTMFDLTMGMDSGFLQELVSISTNPEERSGNIINLASIKAKLNASPDWEYLFQKTG
- the LOC129759092 gene encoding probable 28S ribosomal protein S26, mitochondrial, coding for MSSVCSLAGMLANKCLIKGPYLPRVLLQYTTVRFRRKPRWLGTAKSKLFRVPERRQQLEDEVNELKRLHNNYHTQMKAVRRFLRDEVEAFKLVSRAGMVIQTPEEEAAEWNEVQRINEDWNHKIAAIRDKRLEEERQQRNNYILERLAAKEQRDQDRLERIEARVRSEKEQAKSFITRDNIDQAIELALVQPVSYNFSLDLGGNIQRNAKTENVKVES